From the Cohaesibacter sp. ES.047 genome, one window contains:
- a CDS encoding tripartite tricarboxylate transporter permease, with product MDAAFNGLLALADVNLLGLILLATLGGVLIGALPGLNGTTGAALLLPFTISMEPIAAIAVLTTVYCAATFSGAITAILINTPGTSASATTCLDGYPLAQRGEAGRALGMAAVSSTIGGIISVILLMLAAPFLARVAYNFAPPEYFALTLFGLSMLATIGNGAPVKNVLAGAAGVLLATIGIDHLTSIERFTFGLNELSEGIGFVPMMIGLFGISELLFQAERLHVKRRQITMKAIQLPTREDYRKVWKVILRSTGIGTFIGILPAEGATVASMIGYSEAKRWSKTPEEFGHGSIEGIAGSEAANNSATGGAMVPTLALGIPGSPTAAVILAGLMVHGLRPGPTLFTEQADFAFAIFWSMLLVNCLFFFIGLWGAKLYARVTLIPLNILWPIVFTFSIIGAYALDQSMTDVWIALGAGVLGFFMRRYGFSVVPLAIGLILGGMLETRFGQSMVMLDEKWWLIFSRPLSLFFILLTALALFGPVIFGRRRKKKAAAEPNAEPESTT from the coding sequence ATGGATGCTGCATTCAATGGTCTGCTTGCCTTAGCGGACGTCAATCTCTTGGGGCTCATTCTGCTTGCCACGCTCGGCGGCGTGCTAATCGGGGCATTGCCCGGACTGAATGGCACCACAGGGGCTGCCCTACTGCTGCCCTTCACCATCTCGATGGAACCGATAGCGGCAATCGCCGTGCTGACCACAGTCTATTGCGCCGCAACCTTTTCTGGCGCAATCACGGCAATTCTCATCAACACTCCTGGCACGTCTGCGAGCGCAACAACCTGTCTGGATGGCTATCCTCTGGCGCAACGGGGCGAGGCTGGCCGCGCATTGGGAATGGCGGCGGTGTCCTCCACCATCGGCGGCATAATATCTGTGATCCTTCTAATGCTGGCCGCGCCCTTCCTGGCTCGCGTCGCCTATAATTTCGCGCCGCCAGAGTATTTCGCCCTGACCTTGTTTGGCCTGTCCATGCTGGCAACAATTGGCAATGGCGCACCGGTCAAGAATGTGCTCGCCGGGGCTGCTGGGGTTCTCCTTGCGACGATCGGCATAGACCACTTAACGTCGATCGAACGCTTCACCTTTGGCCTCAACGAGCTGTCCGAAGGTATCGGGTTTGTTCCGATGATGATTGGCCTGTTTGGGATTTCAGAGCTGCTTTTCCAAGCGGAGAGGCTTCATGTCAAACGTCGCCAGATTACCATGAAGGCAATCCAACTGCCCACGCGGGAAGACTATCGCAAGGTCTGGAAAGTCATTCTGCGCAGCACGGGGATCGGAACCTTCATCGGCATTCTGCCAGCCGAAGGAGCAACAGTGGCCTCAATGATTGGCTACAGTGAAGCCAAGCGTTGGTCCAAGACCCCCGAAGAATTCGGCCATGGCTCCATTGAAGGAATCGCAGGATCGGAAGCAGCAAACAATTCTGCCACCGGTGGTGCGATGGTGCCGACGTTGGCACTCGGAATTCCCGGAAGCCCCACCGCTGCAGTCATTCTGGCTGGCTTGATGGTTCACGGTTTGCGTCCCGGGCCGACACTCTTTACCGAGCAGGCCGACTTTGCCTTTGCTATCTTCTGGTCGATGCTCCTGGTCAACTGCCTGTTCTTCTTCATCGGGCTTTGGGGTGCCAAACTTTATGCGCGCGTGACACTGATCCCGCTCAACATTCTATGGCCGATTGTCTTCACCTTTTCTATCATCGGGGCATATGCGCTCGATCAGTCCATGACGGATGTCTGGATAGCATTGGGCGCGGGCGTTCTGGGCTTTTTCATGCGGCGATATGGATTTTCAGTTGTCCCGCTGGCCATCGGCCTCATCCTTGGCGGAATGCTCGAAACCCGCTTCGGCCAATCTATGGTGATGCTGGACGAGAAATGGTGGCTGATCTTCTCGCGACCTTTGTCCCTGTTCTTCATTCTTTTGACCGCCTTGGCGCTCTTCGGGCCCGTGATCTTCGGGCGAAGACGCAAGAAGAAGGCCGCAGCAGAGCCGAACGCCGAACCCGAAAGCACCACCTAG